A window from Prochlorococcus marinus CUG1435 encodes these proteins:
- the gcvH gene encoding glycine cleavage system protein GcvH, with translation MSYKFPDNLNYADTHEYVLEENGLLKIGVSEFAIDQLGDIVFVELADEGATLEKGETFGTIESVKAVEEVYLPFSGEIVSVNESVIENPELLQNDPIGDGWLVILKPESKASIADLMTSEEYQLKVVPK, from the coding sequence ATGTCTTACAAGTTTCCAGACAACCTCAACTATGCTGATACTCATGAATATGTCTTGGAAGAAAATGGATTATTAAAAATTGGAGTTAGTGAATTCGCTATAGATCAATTAGGAGATATTGTTTTTGTTGAATTAGCTGATGAAGGGGCGACTTTAGAGAAAGGCGAGACTTTTGGAACAATAGAATCAGTTAAGGCCGTAGAGGAAGTCTATCTGCCTTTTTCAGGAGAAATAGTATCTGTAAATGAAAGTGTTATTGAGAACCCTGAGCTTTTACAGAATGATCCGATTGGAGACGGTTGGTTAGTAATTTTGAAACCAGAATCAAAAGCATCGATTGCTGATTTGATGACTTCTGAGGAATATCAATTAAAGGTTGTACCAAAATAA
- a CDS encoding aminotransferase class I/II-fold pyridoxal phosphate-dependent enzyme gives MTLDNNLKLAENAVLSVEESLSKVFQERSNQVFQKLENILTIFKEEKVSTSHFNQSSGSGHDDISREKIDAVFARLFLAEKAAVRMQFVSGTHAISSVLFGILRPGDVMLSLTGQPYDTLEEVIGIRGGGKGSLKDFDIEYKQINICENFDSFEEQIVHSFEENTCKLVFIQKSCGYSWRKSLTNHQIQKICSLIHSLDPNCICFVDNCYGELVEDSEPISKGANIIAGSLIKNLGGTIVPTGGYVAGDAELVEMACSRLTSPGIGSSAGINFGLGRLILQGLFLAPQIVHESLKGADMVAAVFKNLGFKVLPEPATYRSDLIQSVRLNNPDLVQKVCQSFQNSSPVDSFLNVVPSSMDGYDSKLLMAGGTFIEGSTSEFSADAPLRDPYNIFVQGGSHIAHIKIALIRLLSELLEEKLISKDSLLPLST, from the coding sequence ATGACTCTTGATAATAACTTAAAACTGGCTGAAAACGCTGTTCTTTCTGTTGAAGAGAGTTTAAGTAAAGTATTCCAAGAAAGGTCTAATCAGGTTTTCCAGAAATTAGAAAATATTTTGACAATTTTTAAGGAAGAAAAAGTTTCTACTAGTCATTTCAATCAATCTTCTGGTAGTGGTCATGATGATATATCTAGAGAAAAAATTGATGCGGTTTTTGCAAGATTGTTTCTTGCTGAAAAGGCTGCTGTAAGGATGCAATTTGTAAGTGGAACGCATGCAATAAGTTCTGTCTTATTTGGAATACTTCGACCTGGAGATGTAATGTTATCTCTTACAGGACAACCATATGACACGTTAGAAGAAGTCATAGGAATAAGGGGAGGAGGAAAAGGCTCACTTAAAGATTTTGATATTGAATATAAGCAAATAAATATCTGCGAGAATTTTGATTCTTTTGAAGAACAAATTGTTCATTCTTTTGAAGAAAATACATGCAAATTAGTATTCATACAAAAAAGTTGTGGATATAGTTGGAGAAAGTCTCTTACGAATCATCAGATACAGAAAATTTGTAGTCTTATTCATTCCCTTGATCCTAATTGTATATGTTTTGTTGATAACTGTTATGGGGAGCTTGTTGAAGATAGTGAACCAATTTCTAAAGGAGCAAATATAATTGCAGGATCATTGATTAAAAATTTAGGAGGAACAATCGTTCCAACTGGTGGGTACGTTGCAGGAGATGCAGAGTTGGTTGAGATGGCATGTTCTAGATTAACCTCACCAGGCATTGGTTCTTCTGCAGGAATAAATTTTGGACTAGGAAGATTAATTTTGCAGGGTTTGTTTTTAGCACCACAAATTGTTCACGAATCACTAAAAGGTGCTGATATGGTTGCAGCAGTCTTTAAAAATTTGGGATTTAAGGTTTTACCAGAGCCAGCAACTTATAGATCTGATCTTATTCAGTCAGTAAGATTGAATAATCCTGATTTGGTACAAAAAGTTTGTCAATCTTTTCAAAATTCTTCACCAGTAGATTCTTTTCTGAATGTTGTTCCATCATCAATGGATGGATATGATTCCAAATTATTAATGGCAGGCGGTACTTTTATTGAAGGTAGTACAAGTGAATTTTCTGCTGATGCCCCTCTAAGAGATCCTTACAATATTTTTGTTCAAGGTGGTTCTCACATAGCTCACATCAAAATTGCATTAATTCGATTATTATCTGAACTATTAGAGGAAAAATTAATTTCAAAGGATTCTCTACTTCCTTTATCTACTTAA
- the gcvP gene encoding aminomethyl-transferring glycine dehydrogenase, translating to MTSKFGSDLFIDRHLGLGDNDERVMLNKLGFNNIDQFINQVIPEDIQLKDKSSEILPQGCSEIEALNELEEIANKNTKMRSLIGLGYYDNHMPKVIQRHVLENPRWYTSYTPYQAEIAQGRLEALFNFQTIVCELTGFPVANASLLDEGTAAAEAMAMSFAARKNKSSKVYLVESNVFDHTFNVLQTRAKPLGISLKRFTQSNLPNHDDVFGMLLQLPGKNGELYDPTFLISQAHRSEIIVTACIDPLAQVLIKPISEFGVDVAVGSMQRFGVPLGFGGPHAAYFACSEKYKRLIPGRIVGQTLSKNGEKSLRLALQTREQHIRREKATSNICTAQSLLAIISSFYAIYHGPSGLTQIAKRLVELRINLESSLAALGFDIPDGIRFDSVDVYSEHSQRIHKEALKNGYNLRILPLGSTIENSTGFGISLDELSNEKEIKDILTFIANLIEKEEDLEQIKFDKEFHLESLALRSSAWMQQDIFTNYQSETELMRYIFRLAEKDFSLVDGMMPLGSCTMKLNSAAELNPVSWANLSSIHPFSPRDQTKGYSKIISDLEKWISEIVGLKSVSFQPNAGSQGEFAGLLAINSYFESKGELSRKKCLIPKSAHGTNPASAVMAGFEVLTVECDDEGNIDFEDLSIKVKKFNNQIGALMLTYPSTHGVFELQIRKICDLIHSVGGFVYLDGANLNAQVGLCKPGNYGVDVCHLNLHKTFCIPHGGGGPGVGPVAASETLSQFLPTHSLMDNNLSISSNYVSSAKHGSASILPISWMYIKMAGLSGLRKATAHAILSANYIAHSLKHKFKILYKGKNNFVAHECILDFRDLKSKTGLSVNDLAKRLIDYSFHAPTISWPVPETVMIEPTESESLVELDRFCEAMLLIGEEISEIEKNVALKNNNVISNAPHTLKELIADNWHYPYSKEKASFPYKTPTSIKFWSSVSRINNAYGDRNLICSCNVNQGEIFEEKKCA from the coding sequence ATGACATCCAAATTTGGGTCTGATTTGTTTATAGATAGGCATCTTGGGTTAGGAGATAATGATGAAAGAGTCATGCTGAACAAGCTTGGTTTTAACAATATTGATCAATTTATAAATCAAGTTATTCCTGAAGATATTCAGCTTAAAGATAAATCTTCAGAAATATTGCCTCAAGGTTGTTCAGAAATTGAGGCCTTAAATGAATTAGAAGAGATTGCGAATAAAAATACTAAAATGAGATCACTTATAGGCCTTGGTTATTATGACAATCATATGCCTAAAGTAATCCAAAGACATGTTCTTGAAAATCCAAGGTGGTACACGTCTTATACTCCATATCAAGCAGAAATTGCACAAGGAAGATTAGAAGCTCTATTTAATTTTCAGACTATTGTTTGTGAACTAACAGGATTCCCTGTCGCCAATGCATCTTTGTTGGATGAGGGTACTGCTGCTGCAGAAGCTATGGCCATGAGTTTTGCTGCAAGAAAAAATAAATCTTCAAAAGTGTACTTAGTGGAGTCAAACGTTTTTGATCATACTTTTAATGTTCTACAAACCAGAGCAAAACCTTTGGGAATATCCTTAAAACGCTTTACTCAAAGTAACCTTCCTAATCATGATGATGTTTTTGGAATGTTGTTGCAATTACCTGGTAAAAATGGAGAATTATATGATCCTACATTCTTAATATCTCAAGCACATAGATCAGAAATTATTGTTACGGCATGTATTGATCCACTAGCACAAGTTTTGATTAAACCAATTTCTGAATTTGGTGTCGATGTAGCAGTGGGAAGTATGCAAAGATTTGGAGTTCCATTGGGTTTTGGTGGCCCCCATGCAGCATATTTTGCTTGTAGTGAAAAATATAAAAGGCTGATACCCGGAAGAATTGTTGGGCAAACTCTATCTAAAAATGGAGAAAAGTCTCTAAGACTAGCATTGCAAACAAGAGAGCAACATATTCGAAGGGAAAAGGCCACTAGTAATATTTGCACTGCTCAATCTTTGTTAGCCATAATTTCTTCTTTTTATGCTATTTATCATGGACCCTCCGGATTAACCCAAATTGCTAAGAGATTAGTTGAGTTGAGAATAAATTTAGAATCAAGTTTAGCTGCTTTGGGTTTTGATATTCCTGATGGGATTAGATTTGATAGTGTTGATGTTTATTCTGAGCACTCCCAGAGGATCCATAAAGAAGCTCTAAAAAATGGCTATAACTTAAGAATTTTGCCGTTGGGATCAACTATTGAAAATTCAACTGGCTTTGGGATCTCTTTAGATGAGCTTAGTAATGAAAAAGAAATAAAAGATATTTTGACTTTCATAGCAAACCTCATAGAAAAAGAAGAAGATTTAGAGCAAATAAAATTTGATAAAGAATTTCATCTTGAAAGTTTAGCTTTGAGATCCAGTGCATGGATGCAGCAAGATATATTCACAAATTACCAAAGTGAAACTGAATTAATGAGATATATATTCCGACTTGCAGAAAAAGATTTTTCTTTGGTAGATGGGATGATGCCATTGGGAAGCTGTACCATGAAATTAAATTCTGCAGCAGAGTTAAATCCAGTCTCTTGGGCTAATTTATCTTCCATTCATCCTTTTTCACCACGAGATCAAACTAAAGGCTATTCAAAAATTATATCTGACCTAGAAAAATGGATAAGTGAGATTGTTGGTTTAAAATCAGTTTCTTTTCAACCAAATGCAGGCTCTCAAGGAGAGTTTGCAGGTTTATTGGCAATAAATTCTTATTTTGAATCAAAAGGTGAACTGTCAAGAAAAAAATGTTTAATTCCAAAAAGTGCCCATGGAACAAATCCTGCTAGTGCAGTTATGGCAGGTTTTGAAGTTTTAACTGTTGAATGTGATGACGAAGGAAATATTGATTTTGAAGATTTGTCAATCAAGGTCAAGAAATTTAATAACCAAATAGGGGCTCTTATGTTGACTTATCCCTCTACTCATGGAGTTTTTGAATTACAAATCAGAAAGATATGTGATTTAATTCACTCTGTGGGAGGATTTGTCTATTTAGATGGAGCAAATTTGAACGCTCAGGTTGGATTATGTAAACCGGGGAATTATGGTGTTGATGTTTGTCATTTGAATTTACATAAAACATTCTGCATTCCACATGGAGGTGGTGGCCCAGGAGTAGGTCCAGTTGCTGCATCAGAAACTTTAAGCCAATTTCTTCCTACTCATTCTTTAATGGATAATAATTTATCTATTAGCTCCAATTACGTATCTTCTGCCAAGCATGGGAGTGCAAGTATTCTTCCAATAAGTTGGATGTATATAAAAATGGCTGGTCTTAGTGGTTTAAGGAAAGCAACTGCGCATGCAATTTTATCTGCAAATTATATTGCGCATTCTTTAAAGCATAAATTTAAGATTCTTTATAAAGGAAAAAATAATTTTGTCGCACATGAATGTATTTTAGATTTCAGGGATTTAAAATCCAAAACTGGTTTGAGCGTAAATGATTTAGCTAAACGATTAATAGATTATAGTTTTCATGCCCCAACTATAAGTTGGCCTGTTCCAGAGACGGTAATGATAGAGCCTACTGAAAGTGAAAGTTTGGTTGAATTGGATAGATTTTGCGAAGCTATGCTATTGATTGGAGAAGAAATCAGCGAAATAGAAAAAAATGTTGCATTAAAGAATAATAATGTAATAAGTAACGCTCCCCATACGCTGAAAGAGTTAATTGCTGATAATTGGCATTATCCTTATTCAAAAGAAAAAGCTTCTTTTCCTTATAAAACGCCAACGTCTATTAAGTTTTGGTCTTCAGTTTCTAGGATCAATAATGCATATGGCGATCGCAATTTAATCTGTTCTTGCAATGTAAATCAAGGCGAGATTTTCGAAGAAAAAAAATGTGCTTAA